One part of the Bdellovibrio sp. KM01 genome encodes these proteins:
- a CDS encoding DUF3488 and transglutaminase-like domain-containing protein — MRKEFFAQTYFSLSVVTAMIMVAVEVTPWVAFLGMGLLVWKWGTEKYHWQGMSRRFTGFLSVLLLGQVLFQYRTIVGQDPSYTLLLGLSALRVMDYSTERDHKFVALLGFVLISVKALFSIDIYWVLPSAFAFWGIWYSLLPAQTPSKGKTLWKIFLLSVPMAVILFFAFPRVVIPWAMSRGSTYGQIGFTEDMNPGRVAEIAGSSQLAFRAKIDRLPVKQSKDLYWRGSVLSFSRGLVWRVVPSMPNPAENIRGRELNPYEVAIEPTSQNFLFALEGTQMLSLEAGRVTTLNHSVYRTSRPIVATTVYQGWWSPYFKDMTLPLANDLKTPEFKGRVLEWVTATNKAAATPQARLELLRKFFTENKFAYTLNPGIYGANDLEEFLFERRKGFCEHFAGAYATLARGLGIPARVVVGYQGGRFNPIGDFWRISQRDAHAWTEVFIDKTWKRVDPTAWIAPLRFEIGGEDFFALSESDQQAFAQQIDWRPPQRNTSLLWDRATFLLEDLNYRWSYFLMEFDRSSQDSFFALLGQYKLLSIVGISFALIIFFVLVQNLFKTRVVINEEQELLKTVQDWGTQHHLVRPSSEPPLQYFSRVARQFPQLREVLARMSAYYDQKVYAGNKTADSLKDLKKDWKSAIQKKS; from the coding sequence GTGAGAAAAGAATTTTTTGCGCAGACCTATTTCAGTCTTTCTGTGGTGACCGCCATGATCATGGTGGCCGTTGAAGTCACGCCCTGGGTGGCCTTTCTGGGGATGGGGCTGCTGGTTTGGAAATGGGGTACCGAAAAATACCATTGGCAGGGAATGTCTCGCCGATTCACGGGATTTCTGAGCGTTCTGCTTTTAGGTCAGGTTCTTTTTCAATATCGCACCATTGTTGGTCAGGATCCCTCATACACTTTGCTATTGGGACTATCGGCGTTGCGGGTGATGGACTATTCAACTGAGCGAGATCACAAGTTCGTGGCTCTGTTGGGGTTTGTCCTGATTTCTGTTAAAGCCCTTTTCAGCATTGATATCTATTGGGTCTTGCCTTCCGCCTTTGCGTTTTGGGGAATCTGGTATTCGCTTCTTCCTGCGCAAACGCCCTCTAAAGGCAAAACCTTGTGGAAGATCTTTTTGCTTTCAGTGCCCATGGCTGTGATTCTATTTTTTGCGTTCCCACGTGTCGTCATTCCCTGGGCGATGTCGCGTGGTAGCACCTATGGTCAGATTGGATTTACCGAAGATATGAATCCCGGCCGAGTCGCCGAGATCGCTGGTAGTTCGCAGTTGGCATTTCGTGCCAAGATCGACCGTCTGCCAGTGAAGCAATCAAAGGATCTCTATTGGAGAGGTTCCGTTCTGTCATTTTCTCGAGGACTGGTGTGGCGGGTCGTTCCTTCGATGCCGAATCCTGCCGAAAACATTCGCGGGCGAGAATTAAATCCTTATGAAGTCGCCATCGAGCCGACCTCACAAAACTTCTTGTTCGCTTTGGAAGGCACGCAGATGCTAAGTCTGGAAGCCGGGCGAGTGACGACTCTTAACCATTCAGTCTATCGAACGAGCCGTCCCATTGTTGCGACAACAGTTTATCAGGGGTGGTGGTCGCCTTACTTTAAAGACATGACACTGCCCTTGGCGAATGATCTTAAGACGCCAGAGTTTAAAGGTCGAGTTTTAGAATGGGTCACGGCGACTAATAAAGCGGCAGCGACTCCCCAGGCGCGACTGGAACTTTTAAGAAAGTTTTTTACTGAAAATAAATTCGCTTACACTTTGAATCCCGGAATTTACGGCGCAAATGACCTGGAAGAATTCCTGTTCGAGCGCCGTAAAGGTTTCTGTGAACATTTCGCGGGGGCTTATGCAACCTTGGCGCGGGGTTTAGGAATTCCCGCTCGTGTGGTCGTCGGATATCAAGGTGGCAGATTTAATCCCATCGGGGATTTTTGGAGAATCTCGCAAAGGGATGCCCATGCATGGACTGAAGTATTTATCGATAAAACCTGGAAAAGGGTGGACCCCACAGCGTGGATTGCCCCGTTAAGGTTTGAAATTGGTGGCGAAGATTTCTTTGCACTATCCGAGTCAGATCAGCAGGCCTTTGCGCAACAGATAGACTGGCGTCCACCACAAAGAAATACGTCGTTGCTTTGGGATCGCGCGACTTTCCTGTTGGAAGATCTGAATTATCGTTGGAGCTATTTCTTGATGGAGTTTGATCGAAGCTCTCAGGATTCGTTCTTTGCTTTGTTAGGGCAGTATAAACTTTTAAGTATCGTCGGAATCAGTTTTGCTTTGATTATCTTTTTTGTCCTGGTACAAAACCTGTTTAAGACTCGTGTCGTGATCAACGAGGAGCAGGAATTGTTAAAGACAGTACAGGATTGGGGAACTCAGCATCACCTGGTTCGTCCTTCGAGTGAGCCGCCTCTGCAGTATTTCAGTCGCGTGGCCCGTCAGTTTCCGCAGTTGCGGGAGGTGCTGGCGCGGATGAGTGCTTACTATGATCAAAAGGTGTATGCCGGAAATAAAACAGCGGACTCCCTGAAAGATCTTAAAAAAGATTGGAAGTCCGCTATTCAAAAGAAGTCCTAG
- a CDS encoding alpha/beta fold hydrolase, whose translation MSKAVVCLPGFLCDERLWTYQKDLLAGVDCSFADLRKASNLNQMLETINNSFPSPMTLLGFSMGAYVAQVFATQFPHRVAELILIGTTGSPLTDVEIKIRIQTRTLLKKVAFGGIASSQLKHYLHPDALENNEIRQLILDMAASNNTEMYLNQMNATLDRRDLKMNLNSLKIPITLIGGVDDQIAPKEKMEAFSRAIPHSRLHMIEGAGHFIPLEKPNELNAILKTTFQMN comes from the coding sequence ATGTCAAAGGCAGTTGTTTGCCTCCCGGGCTTTCTATGTGACGAACGATTGTGGACTTACCAAAAAGATCTTTTGGCCGGAGTCGATTGCTCTTTCGCGGACCTGCGAAAGGCTTCCAATTTAAATCAGATGCTAGAGACCATCAATAATAGTTTTCCAAGTCCCATGACCTTGCTGGGATTTTCAATGGGTGCCTATGTCGCCCAGGTCTTTGCGACTCAGTTTCCTCACCGCGTGGCCGAACTTATTTTGATCGGCACCACGGGGTCTCCCCTAACGGATGTGGAAATTAAAATCCGTATTCAAACCAGAACTCTGTTAAAGAAGGTCGCCTTTGGCGGAATCGCCAGCTCCCAGTTGAAACATTATCTTCACCCCGATGCTTTGGAAAATAATGAAATCCGGCAACTGATCCTGGATATGGCGGCAAGCAATAATACAGAAATGTATCTGAATCAAATGAACGCGACTCTGGATCGCCGCGATTTGAAAATGAACTTAAATTCTTTGAAAATTCCAATCACTTTGATCGGCGGAGTAGATGACCAAATTGCTCCGAAAGAAAAGATGGAAGCTTTCAGCCGCGCCATCCCCCACTCACGCTTACATATGATCGAGGGAGCGGGGCATTTTATTCCACTGGAAAAACCCAACGAACTGAATGCGATCTTAAAGACCACATTTCAAATGAATTAA
- a CDS encoding trypsin-like serine protease: MNKLSLLLVTSLLGLAACSPSKKAASANVEIDSACSSGIINGKSVKKADPLAKKVVLLMMADKNKNYSTCTGTPISEDTILTAAHCVKDAVVVSAIFKTALCENDQLKNEEFIIASDWKSHDDYKGVGANDVAVVKLSRSIPADYQVSKIFNGESEITSNTLTLVGFGRTSEEDQGLPQLRKTTKTLRQEVGLVNEPGSDILLIDQQTTGICNGDSGGPVFIEVNYELQVMGVNSFVSNPDDPSKTCHNFGGATFMPPHLKWLGEVTGLNFN; this comes from the coding sequence ATGAACAAACTCTCCCTGCTTCTTGTGACATCTCTTTTGGGCCTTGCAGCCTGCTCTCCTTCAAAAAAAGCCGCTTCCGCAAATGTCGAAATCGACAGCGCCTGTTCTTCCGGTATTATCAATGGTAAGTCCGTTAAAAAAGCAGACCCACTTGCAAAAAAAGTCGTTCTGTTAATGATGGCAGACAAAAACAAAAACTATTCAACTTGCACGGGCACACCTATTTCTGAGGATACGATCCTAACCGCTGCACACTGTGTGAAAGATGCCGTAGTCGTCAGCGCGATCTTCAAAACTGCACTCTGCGAAAATGATCAACTTAAAAACGAGGAATTCATCATCGCTTCAGATTGGAAAAGTCACGATGATTACAAAGGTGTTGGTGCTAACGACGTTGCCGTCGTTAAACTAAGCCGCTCGATTCCAGCGGATTACCAGGTTAGTAAAATTTTTAACGGTGAGTCTGAAATCACATCTAACACATTAACGTTGGTAGGTTTCGGTCGTACATCTGAAGAAGACCAAGGCCTTCCGCAACTACGCAAAACGACTAAAACCTTGAGGCAGGAAGTAGGTCTTGTTAACGAACCTGGTAGTGACATCCTGTTGATCGATCAACAAACGACTGGTATTTGCAACGGCGACTCTGGTGGCCCGGTATTTATCGAGGTAAATTATGAGTTGCAAGTTATGGGCGTAAACTCATTCGTATCGAATCCTGATGACCCAAGCAAAACCTGCCACAATTTCGGTGGCGCGACCTTCATGCCACCTCACCTAAAATGGTTGGGCGAAGTGACAGGCTTGAATTTCAACTAA
- a CDS encoding ribonuclease HII, with protein MKAWTQYRPKPVIGVDEVGRGSLAGPVFAAAVVLKHERLPKFLKDSKLLSRKQRIDVFREICHEHQVAIGIATVEEIAMLNIVYASMLAMKRAITGLRLKKGHVLVDGRLRIPVLPKEFQQTPVVKGDLLFAPVSAASIIAKVARDELMAELGKEFPHYGWEHNAGYATAAHIKALREHGPCRLHRKSFSQVSLPFIL; from the coding sequence ATGAAAGCATGGACACAGTACCGCCCAAAACCCGTAATCGGTGTGGATGAAGTGGGACGTGGCAGCCTTGCCGGTCCTGTCTTTGCGGCGGCCGTGGTTCTGAAACATGAGCGTTTACCGAAATTTCTAAAAGATTCAAAACTTCTGTCGCGCAAACAACGCATAGATGTGTTTCGAGAAATCTGTCATGAACACCAAGTCGCGATTGGGATCGCCACCGTCGAGGAAATAGCAATGCTCAATATCGTCTACGCTTCGATGCTAGCAATGAAAAGAGCCATCACGGGCCTTCGACTTAAAAAGGGGCACGTGCTCGTGGATGGGCGTTTACGCATTCCTGTATTGCCCAAGGAATTTCAACAAACTCCCGTGGTGAAAGGAGACCTTTTATTCGCCCCCGTCTCTGCAGCCTCGATCATTGCCAAGGTCGCACGCGACGAACTGATGGCCGAGCTGGGAAAAGAATTTCCCCACTATGGGTGGGAACACAACGCAGGCTACGCGACCGCTGCACACATCAAAGCCCTGCGAGAACACGGCCCCTGTCGTCTACATCGCAAATCATTTTCACAAGTCAGTCTTCCCTTTATTTTATAA
- the ligD gene encoding DNA ligase D, with amino-acid sequence MSLAKYNRKRDFKITKEPPGKIKKSGKGALSFVVQEHHASHLHWDFRLEWEGVLKSWAVPKGPSMDPHTKRLAVETEDHPLSYGSFQGTIPEDQYGGGEVYIWDKGTWVPEEDAAKGFKKGHLVFSLKGKKLKGVFHLVRTRTPGRSSQWLLMKKDDAFAEAVPDIKPVAAKKTVKKKAFRKSGKVAKLPFVTPELALLVDEPPEGKEWLHELKFDGYRIQAHVNGDEVKLFTRSGQDWTAKFPVIERDLQKLDVEGAVIDGEIVILDSSGRSDFQLLQNALKSNRAQNMYLYAFDLLAINGKDLRTRPLEQRRDELIKIFKKSAGRIRYSEEYQGTGKSLLAQAKKHGLEGIISKKRNSTYRSERNSNWLKIKCSEQQEFVIGGYTLGKGSRDHFGALLLGVYKKDKLQYVGKVGTGFTQQSLRDVFNTLKPLETKQSPFDIKSPKGRDYHWLKPKYSAEITFSNWTHEEILRVPVFNGLREDKPTKQINKETPMALKSSEEWPISSPDKILFAKEKITKRQVANFYAKVAEHILPLITDRPLSLVRCPNGTGKQCFFQKHQAKIPESMTPVKMKEHGGYGTYMSVHDDAGLAALVQMNAFEIHCSNSRHPETAVPDQFVIDFDPGPRVDWKTVVDSAFTLKKLLEGLGLKSFVKLSGGKGVHVHVPIVPIYTFDQINSFTHALALQMEQQDPDLFVSKMSKKIREGRIFVDYLRNSQGATAVAPYSLRARAISAVAMPVTWSDLKKIPGGDYYDLKKALAHLQRRRSDPWQGYLKLQQRIELLDKATTKKSSTRTQAHL; translated from the coding sequence ATGAGTTTAGCGAAATACAATCGAAAGCGCGATTTTAAGATCACCAAGGAGCCTCCTGGCAAGATCAAGAAGTCCGGCAAGGGAGCTCTATCGTTCGTTGTTCAGGAACATCACGCTAGCCATCTTCATTGGGACTTTCGCTTGGAATGGGAGGGCGTCCTAAAAAGTTGGGCTGTTCCTAAGGGTCCCAGCATGGACCCTCACACAAAACGGCTGGCTGTTGAAACCGAAGACCATCCTCTCTCCTATGGTTCATTTCAGGGAACTATTCCAGAAGATCAATACGGTGGTGGTGAAGTTTATATTTGGGACAAAGGTACTTGGGTGCCAGAAGAAGACGCCGCCAAGGGGTTTAAGAAAGGCCATCTCGTATTTTCCCTGAAAGGAAAAAAACTGAAAGGCGTTTTTCACTTAGTGCGAACCCGCACTCCAGGTCGCAGCAGCCAATGGCTCTTAATGAAAAAGGATGACGCTTTTGCAGAAGCCGTTCCGGATATCAAACCCGTAGCTGCCAAAAAAACGGTTAAAAAAAAAGCCTTCCGAAAATCGGGAAAGGTCGCAAAGCTTCCCTTCGTAACTCCGGAACTAGCTCTTCTAGTCGACGAGCCTCCTGAAGGTAAAGAGTGGTTGCACGAATTAAAATTCGACGGCTATCGCATCCAAGCGCACGTAAACGGTGACGAAGTCAAACTCTTCACTCGCTCGGGACAAGACTGGACGGCGAAATTTCCGGTGATTGAAAGAGATCTGCAAAAGCTGGATGTCGAAGGTGCCGTCATTGACGGGGAAATTGTGATCCTTGACAGTTCCGGTCGCAGCGATTTCCAACTCTTACAGAATGCCCTAAAAAGCAACCGGGCCCAGAATATGTATCTTTATGCCTTTGATCTGTTAGCTATCAATGGAAAGGATCTGCGCACCCGACCTTTGGAACAACGTCGCGATGAACTGATAAAAATATTTAAAAAATCTGCCGGCCGCATTCGCTACAGCGAAGAATACCAAGGCACCGGGAAAAGTCTTTTGGCTCAGGCCAAAAAGCACGGCTTAGAAGGAATTATCTCCAAAAAAAGAAACAGCACTTATCGATCCGAACGAAATTCCAATTGGCTTAAAATAAAATGCAGCGAACAACAGGAGTTCGTTATCGGCGGCTACACTTTAGGAAAAGGCAGCCGCGATCACTTTGGTGCGCTCCTTCTGGGAGTTTACAAGAAAGATAAACTGCAATACGTGGGTAAAGTCGGCACGGGATTTACACAACAATCCTTGCGAGACGTCTTTAATACTTTGAAGCCCCTGGAAACCAAACAATCTCCTTTTGATATCAAATCCCCTAAGGGTCGCGACTACCACTGGTTAAAACCCAAATACAGTGCCGAGATCACTTTTTCCAATTGGACCCATGAAGAAATCCTGCGCGTCCCTGTTTTTAATGGACTGCGTGAAGACAAACCTACGAAACAAATTAATAAGGAGACGCCAATGGCACTTAAATCCAGTGAAGAATGGCCCATCTCCAGTCCCGACAAAATTCTGTTCGCGAAAGAAAAAATCACTAAACGTCAGGTTGCAAATTTTTATGCCAAAGTAGCAGAACACATTTTGCCTCTCATCACGGACCGTCCGTTGTCATTGGTGCGTTGCCCGAATGGCACCGGCAAACAGTGCTTCTTTCAAAAACACCAAGCCAAGATCCCAGAATCCATGACCCCGGTGAAAATGAAAGAGCACGGAGGTTATGGCACCTACATGAGTGTTCACGACGATGCAGGGCTTGCGGCATTGGTACAAATGAATGCTTTTGAAATTCATTGTTCAAATTCCCGCCACCCTGAAACCGCCGTGCCCGATCAATTCGTTATAGATTTCGATCCCGGGCCACGTGTCGACTGGAAAACCGTCGTGGACTCGGCTTTCACTCTTAAAAAGCTCTTGGAAGGACTGGGCCTAAAAAGCTTCGTCAAACTGAGCGGCGGAAAAGGAGTTCACGTCCACGTCCCTATCGTCCCGATTTATACGTTTGATCAAATCAACAGCTTTACCCACGCCTTGGCTTTACAGATGGAACAACAAGATCCGGATCTTTTCGTTTCAAAGATGTCTAAAAAGATTCGCGAAGGTCGCATTTTTGTCGACTACCTTAGAAACTCTCAAGGAGCCACGGCGGTTGCACCTTATTCACTTCGCGCTCGTGCGATCAGTGCCGTCGCCATGCCTGTCACCTGGAGCGATCTAAAAAAGATTCCCGGCGGAGATTACTATGATTTGAAAAAGGCCCTGGCCCACCTTCAACGTCGGCGCAGTGATCCTTGGCAAGGTTACTTAAAGTTGCAGCAACGAATTGAACTCTTGGATAAAGCGACCACCAAAAAAAGCTCCACTCGGACTCAAGCGCATTTATGA
- a CDS encoding DUF58 domain-containing protein, which yields MASNVVESGLQFLKKRRQSQSKKSRTYILPTGFGLAFGLMNLVLFFMAVGYANNLIYIFFFFLTSVAFTGMITTNRNVQAVRFARLLSADAFAGEPGKFRVQLTNHTVNPSHEIEVVLDRKTKDAPKYKVMPEEENIALVTWTPLKRGLQPFPSLRIQGAYPFGLLQAWKVIKEPGTVIIYPARIGDSEFPMGSGADSVAESMGLFLNHKVYQSGDPVRRIDWKASARRSEILIKKFEEPEKPALNFSWEQTESLRDPELRLSQLALWIDLAETQNYVYSMRLGAVQTPSAKGREHWRRCLEILALAKISELS from the coding sequence ATGGCATCAAACGTGGTCGAGAGTGGGCTGCAGTTCTTAAAAAAGCGACGCCAGTCCCAGTCTAAAAAATCGCGGACCTATATTTTACCGACGGGATTTGGATTGGCCTTTGGCCTGATGAATCTTGTTTTGTTCTTTATGGCTGTGGGTTATGCGAATAACCTTATCTATATTTTCTTTTTCTTTCTGACGTCTGTTGCGTTCACGGGAATGATCACGACCAATCGTAATGTGCAGGCGGTGCGTTTTGCGCGACTGTTATCTGCTGATGCCTTTGCCGGTGAGCCCGGAAAATTCCGTGTCCAGCTGACCAACCACACCGTGAATCCGAGCCATGAGATCGAAGTGGTTCTAGATCGTAAAACCAAAGACGCTCCTAAATACAAAGTGATGCCCGAAGAAGAAAACATTGCACTGGTGACGTGGACGCCATTAAAACGCGGCCTGCAACCCTTTCCCAGCTTAAGAATTCAAGGGGCTTATCCCTTTGGACTTTTGCAGGCCTGGAAAGTCATCAAAGAACCAGGCACGGTCATAATTTATCCGGCTCGAATCGGCGATTCTGAATTTCCGATGGGCTCTGGTGCCGATTCCGTCGCAGAATCGATGGGTCTGTTTTTAAATCACAAAGTATATCAGTCAGGGGATCCGGTTCGCAGAATCGATTGGAAGGCGAGTGCTCGTCGCAGTGAAATCTTAATTAAAAAATTTGAAGAGCCCGAAAAACCCGCATTGAATTTTTCCTGGGAACAAACGGAGTCTTTACGAGATCCAGAATTGCGCCTGTCGCAATTGGCGTTGTGGATTGATTTGGCTGAGACTCAGAACTATGTGTATTCAATGCGCTTGGGAGCGGTTCAAACGCCTTCTGCTAAGGGGCGAGAACATTGGCGCCGCTGTTTGGAAATTCTGGCACTAGCTAAAATTTCGGAGCTGTCGTGA
- a CDS encoding Ku protein: MASIWKGSISFGLLNIPVTLQGAQSEKEISFSMLDKKDLSRIQYKKINAKTGKEVPYENIVKGYEYTSGRYVLVTEDEIRKSNVKASQTIDIEDIVSLEEIDPMYFERPYYLVPQKGAEKGYYLLRDALAKSGRVAVSKIVIRIKQHLAMIMPKGEYLMLELLRFGHEVKTEKQVHYMKDVTKTANYNPRELKMAEDLIEGMTSKWKPEQYKDTYYQEVMKVIDRKIKGGKGHKVAPIKEEDVETTDNVVDLMPLLQKSLAARKTAKKKAPSKSRARSKPA, encoded by the coding sequence ATGGCTAGCATTTGGAAAGGCTCCATTAGCTTTGGATTATTAAATATTCCAGTGACTTTGCAAGGGGCTCAATCGGAGAAAGAAATTTCTTTCTCCATGCTCGACAAAAAAGATCTGTCGCGAATTCAATATAAAAAGATCAACGCAAAAACCGGGAAAGAAGTCCCCTACGAAAATATCGTAAAGGGTTATGAATATACGTCGGGTCGTTACGTCTTGGTGACGGAAGATGAAATCAGAAAATCGAATGTTAAGGCTTCGCAGACGATCGACATCGAAGACATTGTATCTTTGGAAGAAATTGATCCGATGTATTTCGAGCGTCCTTACTATCTGGTTCCGCAAAAAGGTGCCGAGAAGGGATATTACCTGCTTCGTGATGCCTTGGCCAAATCTGGTCGCGTGGCCGTTTCTAAGATAGTAATTCGGATCAAACAGCATTTGGCGATGATTATGCCTAAGGGCGAATATCTGATGCTGGAGCTTTTGCGTTTTGGGCATGAAGTTAAAACTGAAAAACAAGTTCACTATATGAAAGATGTCACCAAAACCGCGAACTACAATCCTCGGGAATTGAAAATGGCCGAAGATCTGATCGAAGGAATGACCAGTAAATGGAAACCCGAACAGTACAAGGACACCTACTATCAAGAGGTCATGAAAGTCATCGATCGAAAAATCAAAGGTGGTAAGGGTCACAAAGTCGCGCCCATTAAAGAAGAGGACGTGGAAACAACAGACAATGTCGTCGATCTTATGCCGCTTTTGCAAAAAAGTTTGGCGGCCCGCAAGACCGCCAAAAAGAAAGCTCCCTCGAAATCCAGAGCTCGCAGTAAGCCTGCTTAG
- a CDS encoding MoxR family ATPase — MSKRFHELIAEASKVVLDKDTEVRLAITCLLAGGHLLIEDMPGVGKTTLVQTLGKLTGLKTQRIQFTIDLLPADVLGSQIFNPQEHKFSFHSGPIFAQLVMADELNRASPRTQSALLQAMEEGEVSVDGMTWELPRPFYVIATQNPHQQTGTFPLPESQLDRFLMSLELNYASKGTEVRILQGEDPRAVVKRMSSLFAEGEFEAAVKNIEKVKLSETVATYIANVLEGSRREGFEGAPLSTRCGISLARAAKAWAFLDDRDYVRPEDVQHVLIPVLGHRLGGNHGIKRGREWAAVLKKATPVPV, encoded by the coding sequence ATGAGCAAAAGATTTCATGAGTTGATCGCGGAAGCATCCAAAGTTGTTTTGGATAAAGATACAGAAGTGCGCCTGGCGATCACCTGCTTGCTGGCGGGTGGTCACCTCTTGATTGAAGATATGCCGGGCGTGGGTAAGACGACGCTGGTGCAGACTCTGGGGAAACTGACGGGGCTGAAAACTCAGCGTATTCAGTTCACGATTGATTTGTTGCCTGCAGATGTTTTGGGAAGTCAGATCTTTAATCCTCAAGAACATAAATTTTCATTTCATTCGGGACCGATCTTTGCTCAGTTGGTGATGGCTGATGAACTCAATCGTGCAAGTCCGCGCACGCAAAGTGCGTTACTGCAAGCGATGGAAGAAGGAGAAGTTTCCGTCGATGGAATGACGTGGGAATTACCTCGTCCGTTCTATGTTATCGCTACACAGAATCCGCATCAGCAAACAGGAACTTTTCCATTGCCTGAAAGTCAGCTCGATCGTTTTTTAATGAGTCTTGAGTTGAATTACGCATCTAAAGGTACGGAAGTGCGTATTCTGCAAGGGGAAGACCCTCGCGCCGTGGTCAAACGCATGTCTTCGCTTTTTGCAGAAGGTGAGTTTGAAGCGGCCGTTAAAAATATTGAAAAAGTAAAATTGTCGGAAACAGTTGCCACCTATATTGCCAATGTTTTGGAAGGTTCCCGTCGGGAAGGATTTGAGGGGGCACCTTTATCCACACGTTGTGGAATTTCTTTGGCCCGAGCGGCAAAGGCGTGGGCGTTCTTGGATGACCGTGACTATGTTCGTCCCGAAGATGTGCAGCACGTTTTAATTCCCGTATTAGGTCATCGCCTGGGGGGCAATCATGGCATCAAACGTGGTCGAGAGTGGGCTGCAGTTCTTAAAAAAGCGACGCCAGTCCCAGTCTAA
- a CDS encoding GNAT family N-acetyltransferase, giving the protein MNIRHDKGGQRFVTNVKGGDAHILYRRGPNNAYDLYATYVPTESRDQKIADQLVREAIRVAKEDKVQIIDSCPYVAGWFRKHPEDTKILSKESGDSIIQVF; this is encoded by the coding sequence ATGAACATTCGTCATGATAAGGGCGGGCAACGCTTTGTAACCAATGTGAAAGGTGGAGACGCGCACATTCTCTATCGTCGAGGTCCGAACAATGCATATGACCTCTATGCGACTTATGTTCCTACGGAGTCACGGGATCAGAAAATTGCGGATCAACTGGTTCGCGAAGCCATTCGAGTGGCAAAGGAAGACAAGGTCCAGATCATTGACTCGTGCCCCTATGTGGCGGGTTGGTTTAGAAAGCATCCCGAAGATACCAAAATCCTTTCGAAAGAATCCGGTGATTCTATCATTCAGGTGTTTTAA